ATACGGCAGCGGCGGAAATGACGGGATGCTTCTTCCGGGCGCAAGAATGCCTGTACCATTGCGCCCTCGGGCCTCTAGCTCATGCTTGGTTAGAGCAGCGGACTCATATTTCGATGTGCCTTGCGCCGGGAAACCACGCAAGGGATGGTGTCAAATTCGGCGAAACCTAAGCGCCCGCCCGGGCGTATGGCAACGCCGAGCCAAGCTTCGGCGCCTGCGCCGATGAAGGTGTAGAGACTAGACGGCACCCACCTAAGGCAAACGCTATGGTGAAGGCATAGTCCAGGGAGTGGCGAAAGTCACACAAACCGGAATCCGTTGGTGCTGGGTTCGACTCCCAGGGGGCCCACCAATCCAAAGACAAGAGCCAACCCGCAGGGGTTGGCTCTTGTCTTTTGCGCCGGCCTTTACGGCCACGGCGGACGGCAGCGATTAAGCGCGCCTTTCGATCAGTTCCACCTTGTAGCCATCCGGGTCCTCGACAAAGGCGATCACGGTCGAACCGTGTTTCATCGGCCCGGCCTCGCGCACCACCTTGCCTCCACGGGCCCGGATCTCGTCGCATGCCTTGGCCGCATCCGGCACCTCGAGCGCAATATGACCGTACGCGGTGCCGAGTTCATAGCGCTCCACGCCCCAGTTGTGGGTCAGTTCCAGCACCGCGCCGTCCGCCTCGTCCTGATAGCCGACAAAGGCCAGCGTGAACTTGCCGTCCGGATAGTCGTTACGACGCAGCAGACGCATCCCGAGCACCTCGGTATAAAACGCCAGCGACCGATCAAGATCGCCGACACGCAACATCGTGTGCAATAGCCTCATTCTTCAGTCCTCGACAGGTTGGGGAAGCAGCTCACCCGGTTCGATATGCGGCAGCGTAGCGGCCGCCTTCTTCAACAGCCCGCGCGCCGCGCGCCAGCCGGGGTAGATGCGCTCCACGACCGACCAGAAGCGCGGGGAGTGGTTCATCTCCAGCAGATGCGCGACCTCATGGGCCACCACGTAGTCGATCAGCGCGGGCTCGAGATGGATCAGCCGCCAATGCAGCCGGATACCGCTGGCGCGGCTGCAACTGCCCCACCGCGTCCGCGCCGAGGACAGCCTGACCGGCGGCACCGGTACCGCCAGGCGGTGGCAGTACTCTTCCACCCGGCCACCGAACCAGGCGAGCGCCCGTACCCGCAGGGCCCGCACGACCGATGCCGCGCGGCGCGGCCCTTCCGGTACCTGCAGGACCTCGCCGCCTACATCATGGCACCATTGAACCCGGCGAAAAGCAGCGCCGACCTGCAGCCGGACAAGGTGTCCCAACACCGGAATCTGTGCACCGCTTTCAATCGCCAACGGCGCCCCGTACGTGTGCGAGCGCGCATCCAGTCGATCCAGCAACCACTGCCCATGACCAGCCACGAAGCGCTCGACGGCCGGCATCGGTGTGCCGTGAGGTACGGCCACGCGGGCACCGCGTTGATCCACCTGCAAGGCCAGCGTGCGGCGGGCGGAATGCCGCACGACGAGGTCGACGCGCCGCCCGTCCACCCACACGACGTGAGCCGCCTCCACCGCCGGCGTACGCGGCCTCGTCAGGGTTTGTCGTCCCACGCAAAGCCTCGCTCGCCCACCGCGCGCTTGATGCGGACCATCGCGGCAGCGACAGCCTCCTGGCGGCCCTTCATGCCGAGTTCGATCGAGCGCCGCTCGCCCTCACCCGCAATCGTCGGCAGGCTGAACAGCGTCGCGTCCGGAAACGCCGTTGTCACCTCGGCCATCAGATCCATGAGCTGCCCCTCGTAAGCATCCCAGACGGTGATCGCCGCTTCGACGTAGTCGTCGGCATGGTGCAGATGGGCATAGTGGGTATCGAGCACCCACTCGACCATGGGCCACGCCATCACCGGAAAGCCGGGCACGAAATAGTGCTGGCGCATCGAGAACCCGGGAATCCGGTTGTACGGGTTCGGGATGATGGCGCTGCCGACCGGGAACACGCCCATCTGCAGGCGCTCGGGCGTGATCTCGGCGCCGAAACGGGCGCGTATCTCCGCCTCGGCCTCCGGGTGCAAAGCGAGCGACACCTCCAGCGCGGCGGCTGCGCTCTGGCGGGTGTGGTCATCCGGTGTGGCGCCGATACCGCCAAAACTGAACACCACGTCGCCCGTGGCAAAGGTCTGGCGCAAGGTCTCGGTCAGGCCGGACCGGTCGTCAGCCGCGTAACGCGCCCAGGCCAGCTTGAGGCCGCGCGCGCCGAGCAGTTCGATGGCTTTTGCAAGATGCTTGTCGGCACGACGCCCCGACAGGATCTCGTCGCCGATGATGAGCACGCCGAATTTCATGAAGTCGTCCTTGGCAGGGTGGGCTGCGCCGGGTCGAGCAGCGTAACGCCTGCAGCCCCGCGCTCGCGCCTCAAGGCCTCGAGCAGGAAATGAACGAAAGCGAGCCCCGCGAATGCAGGGGCCACGATATTGACCAGCGGAACATAAGCCAGCAGGGCCGCGCCCCCGCCGAGCACGAGCATCGGCATCTTCAGCGCCGTGCGCAGATGCCTCATCTCGGCGGGATCGGCATGCAGCATCAGGGCGTCGTAGCCGAACGCGCGCTGGTTCAACCAGCCGGTGAGCACGACGGAAACCACCAGGCCCACGCCGGGCAGCAACCAGAAGGGCAAGGACACCAGCAGGCCTACCAGAAACAGGCCTCCGGCACCGAGCGCGTTGACCACGCTCCCGGTGTTGCTGCCGCCCCTGCGTAGTTCCAGATCCGGGTAGTCGCGCCGCGCAACGCGCTCCAGCATCATCGGCAGCGCGACCGTTGCGACGATGAGTGCGGCCGTCAGGTAGATCAGCGGCACAAAGGCGAGCGCGATCGCGAGCTTGACGAAGATCAGCGTAACCGCGC
Above is a window of Azoarcus olearius DNA encoding:
- a CDS encoding M48 family metallopeptidase, whose product is MGRQTLTRPRTPAVEAAHVVWVDGRRVDLVVRHSARRTLALQVDQRGARVAVPHGTPMPAVERFVAGHGQWLLDRLDARSHTYGAPLAIESGAQIPVLGHLVRLQVGAAFRRVQWCHDVGGEVLQVPEGPRRAASVVRALRVRALAWFGGRVEEYCHRLAVPVPPVRLSSARTRWGSCSRASGIRLHWRLIHLEPALIDYVVAHEVAHLLEMNHSPRFWSVVERIYPGWRAARGLLKKAAATLPHIEPGELLPQPVED
- a CDS encoding EI24 domain-containing protein codes for the protein MRSILLAFGRTLRSLARREVLWHLLWPGLVATVLWIAVGILSWSALVALVMRWLVEWFGGWLDASTVAGAVTLIFVKLAIALAFVPLIYLTAALIVATVALPMMLERVARRDYPDLELRRGGSNTGSVVNALGAGGLFLVGLLVSLPFWLLPGVGLVVSVVLTGWLNQRAFGYDALMLHADPAEMRHLRTALKMPMLVLGGGAALLAYVPLVNIVAPAFAGLAFVHFLLEALRRERGAAGVTLLDPAQPTLPRTTS
- a CDS encoding competence/damage-inducible protein A, translating into MKFGVLIIGDEILSGRRADKHLAKAIELLGARGLKLAWARYAADDRSGLTETLRQTFATGDVVFSFGGIGATPDDHTRQSAAAALEVSLALHPEAEAEIRARFGAEITPERLQMGVFPVGSAIIPNPYNRIPGFSMRQHYFVPGFPVMAWPMVEWVLDTHYAHLHHADDYVEAAITVWDAYEGQLMDLMAEVTTAFPDATLFSLPTIAGEGERRSIELGMKGRQEAVAAAMVRIKRAVGERGFAWDDKP
- the gloA gene encoding lactoylglutathione lyase, which produces MRLLHTMLRVGDLDRSLAFYTEVLGMRLLRRNDYPDGKFTLAFVGYQDEADGAVLELTHNWGVERYELGTAYGHIALEVPDAAKACDEIRARGGKVVREAGPMKHGSTVIAFVEDPDGYKVELIERRA